In Thiovibrio frasassiensis, one DNA window encodes the following:
- a CDS encoding S41 family peptidase: MDMGRYAIFWKPLRHLLSRKLEYVLLFGSCFVATQFAYHSTDSYSASSYLSQVGRAINASSEFITEQDLTAAVETGLRTKDRYISFLESEHEFNDLYQSYDSPDRKKYGIRFDRKTGVITDVLRHSKNYALLQPGETIIRVAAEEKPEKFLAAFQASNELNVVVRGTNKIERSIKLQSGELKSLYTEVEGDTARVTMYSFAYETHVPFVNFLDSLDAKRIHTIEFDLSQCPGGRVNTLTTLLSSLLPKNTKMFTEVRRNKTIAYSTARTPDFDLTKFNGRIRVLKSARTASAAEIFIGVLKYNLPKEKLDVVGDTTYGKWSTIQFKKFLKGGLVMTIGRVYLPDGTTYEGHGI; encoded by the coding sequence ATGGACATGGGGCGATATGCAATTTTTTGGAAACCGCTTAGGCATCTTCTGTCGAGAAAATTAGAATATGTGCTGTTGTTTGGGAGCTGCTTCGTCGCAACACAATTCGCCTACCATTCGACGGACAGCTATTCGGCGTCATCGTATTTGTCGCAGGTGGGACGGGCCATTAACGCAAGCTCGGAATTCATCACGGAACAAGACTTAACAGCGGCAGTTGAGACCGGCCTTCGGACGAAAGACCGCTACATTTCTTTCTTGGAGAGTGAGCACGAGTTCAACGACCTGTATCAGTCATATGACTCGCCGGACAGGAAGAAGTACGGAATACGATTTGATAGAAAGACGGGAGTGATCACCGACGTCTTGAGGCACTCAAAAAACTATGCTCTCCTTCAGCCTGGAGAAACGATCATACGTGTCGCGGCTGAAGAGAAGCCGGAAAAGTTCTTAGCGGCGTTTCAGGCGTCCAATGAACTTAATGTTGTGGTTCGCGGTACCAACAAAATCGAACGCTCGATAAAGCTTCAATCTGGAGAGCTGAAGTCTCTGTATACTGAGGTTGAAGGCGACACGGCACGAGTGACGATGTATAGCTTCGCATATGAGACACATGTTCCATTTGTAAATTTTCTAGATTCATTGGACGCAAAGCGAATCCATACCATTGAATTTGACCTGTCACAGTGTCCAGGAGGTCGCGTCAACACCTTGACGACGCTGCTGTCATCGCTCTTGCCGAAGAACACAAAGATGTTTACGGAAGTGCGGCGCAACAAAACAATCGCCTACAGCACCGCTAGAACGCCGGATTTTGATTTAACCAAGTTCAACGGGCGAATACGTGTGCTGAAATCCGCACGAACCGCATCGGCGGCTGAAATCTTCATCGGCGTCCTGAAATACAACCTGCCGAAGGAGAAACTTGATGTTGTCGGCGACACAACATACGGAAAATGGTCAACGATCCAGTTTAAAAAATTCTTAAAAGGCGGGCTCGTGATGACGATCGGTCGAGTGTATCTTCCCGACGGTACCACGTATGAAGGTCACGGGATTTAA
- a CDS encoding type IV secretory system conjugative DNA transfer family protein, whose translation MNSKFIGITIMLALGLVFFIPAILIDSWFQGIEHFNYGDDFDAWEVWFYTRDIFFDAGVAIKWRLYLFCFKYAPYAYTACVTVGGAVLYHKNRQALIKAKISATWAKKSDLKEFLGKDGVKLTQNIRLNENTCYGHLLIVGPTGSGKTVSYFLPNLFLLDPRYSAVVTDPKGELYQQTSAYLRAHGWKTKLLKLDNKDVSENWNPLDLPTDETMMLKVCQSIMANASGDHGAGANEMFVKAANNMLLAMIYIVKVLPERSGSGVDGSYGNLRNVAELASTLSFEAIVGLTEYAAAKLKNDSLLNRVAKFRPGRGEESTNNSVSFVLGPALEPFMNDDITKITAQTTFDFTELKSAEHPTVLFVSVPEHKVSAVKAVLATLYMQIFDALLEFGPSGHPVFFFLDEFANIGKVVGFPQYIATIRSRKLSVSVCLQSIEQLERVYGESEKKEILNNLKTQLILPGLKEDESLSYFSKISGDVSYMEREEADGSLRVHSKERLPIHEIRGLEDNADKKLHEAIVFCQNKNAFKDRQCRSYLDSEVSSKMRQYGTTPFPTLPADYYERVAESCFLSPSMKELLDKIGMYILYRGDVKNIPADYKERSQAKMQDFISVVGRPTIERSGTDIAVIWNPHATSLEGIYAQQIISTAFEYLTKQNLM comes from the coding sequence GTGAACTCGAAATTTATTGGCATCACCATAATGCTCGCACTGGGTCTTGTATTTTTCATCCCTGCGATCCTTATCGATTCTTGGTTTCAAGGTATCGAGCATTTCAACTATGGCGATGACTTTGATGCATGGGAAGTATGGTTCTATACCCGAGATATCTTCTTCGATGCTGGCGTTGCCATAAAATGGCGCTTGTACTTGTTTTGCTTTAAATACGCGCCTTATGCCTACACAGCATGCGTGACCGTTGGCGGCGCAGTCCTTTACCACAAGAACCGGCAGGCACTCATAAAGGCGAAGATCTCTGCTACGTGGGCCAAGAAATCCGATCTGAAAGAATTTCTCGGTAAGGATGGCGTCAAGCTGACACAGAACATTCGGCTCAACGAAAATACGTGCTACGGCCATTTGTTGATCGTTGGCCCGACGGGTTCCGGTAAAACCGTTTCCTACTTCTTGCCGAACCTTTTCTTGCTCGACCCGAGATACTCAGCCGTCGTCACCGATCCGAAAGGCGAGCTTTACCAACAGACCTCAGCTTATTTGAGGGCGCATGGCTGGAAAACGAAGCTGCTGAAGCTAGACAATAAAGATGTTTCGGAAAACTGGAATCCGCTCGACTTGCCGACGGATGAGACAATGATGCTGAAAGTGTGCCAGTCGATTATGGCCAATGCTTCCGGCGATCACGGTGCCGGTGCCAATGAAATGTTCGTCAAGGCCGCTAACAACATGCTACTCGCGATGATTTATATCGTGAAGGTGTTGCCGGAGCGCTCAGGCTCCGGTGTGGATGGCTCATACGGAAATTTGCGAAACGTAGCCGAGCTTGCATCTACGTTATCTTTTGAAGCAATTGTCGGATTGACGGAGTATGCCGCTGCGAAGCTGAAAAATGACAGCTTGCTCAACCGTGTCGCGAAATTTCGACCAGGGCGAGGCGAAGAGTCAACGAACAACTCCGTCAGCTTTGTCTTGGGTCCGGCCCTAGAGCCGTTCATGAACGATGACATTACAAAAATCACCGCCCAAACAACTTTTGATTTCACGGAACTGAAATCGGCTGAGCATCCCACCGTGTTGTTTGTTTCAGTTCCAGAGCACAAAGTATCAGCCGTAAAAGCGGTTCTCGCTACGCTGTACATGCAGATTTTCGATGCATTGCTCGAATTTGGCCCAAGCGGTCATCCAGTTTTCTTCTTTCTCGATGAATTCGCCAATATCGGCAAGGTCGTCGGCTTCCCGCAATATATTGCTACGATCCGAAGCCGAAAACTCTCGGTCTCAGTGTGTCTTCAGTCCATCGAGCAGCTTGAACGTGTATATGGGGAATCCGAGAAGAAAGAAATACTGAACAACCTAAAGACGCAGCTGATCCTTCCTGGTCTGAAAGAAGATGAGTCTCTCTCATACTTCTCAAAGATCTCCGGCGACGTCAGCTACATGGAACGCGAAGAAGCCGATGGAAGCTTGAGGGTGCACTCGAAAGAGCGCTTGCCGATTCACGAAATACGAGGACTTGAAGACAATGCCGACAAAAAACTGCATGAAGCTATCGTATTCTGTCAGAACAAAAATGCCTTCAAAGATCGACAATGTCGCTCTTATCTCGATTCTGAGGTCAGCTCGAAGATGCGACAGTACGGAACAACCCCGTTTCCGACGCTTCCGGCTGATTATTATGAGCGCGTTGCAGAGTCTTGTTTTTTGTCGCCCTCAATGAAGGAACTCCTCGACAAGATTGGGATGTACATACTTTATCGCGGCGACGTAAAGAACATTCCCGCCGACTACAAAGAGCGGTCACAAGCGAAAATGCAAGATTTCATCAGCGTCGTTGGGCGTCCGACCATCGAGCGCTCCGGCACTGATATTGCCGTCATCTGGAACCCTCACGCCACGAGCCTTGAAGGTATCTATGCTCAGCAAATAATTTCAACCGCGTTTGAGTATCTCACGAAGCAAAATCTGATGTAA
- a CDS encoding endonuclease, translating into MKRFVFLLLLIPAIAIADDSRYHYVRDTFFWPIIYNHAYEDLYCGRPFPAGKRITVEHVYPADWIAEANECKNRKNCDVEAYRVASSDLHNLWPAEQRYNSSRSSLPFGVIPENTPRFNNDECDFERTTGENAIVEPRDEVKGDIARSMLYMIWKYKLPDHGQTDLMLQWNMIDPPTDAEKARYKKNLEIQGNSNPYIEMWE; encoded by the coding sequence ATGAAACGATTTGTTTTCCTTTTGCTGCTAATCCCTGCCATAGCAATAGCCGACGACTCACGCTATCACTATGTCCGCGACACTTTTTTCTGGCCCATAATTTACAATCACGCATACGAAGATCTCTATTGCGGACGACCTTTCCCCGCCGGAAAAAGGATTACCGTCGAACATGTGTACCCCGCTGACTGGATTGCCGAAGCGAATGAATGCAAAAATAGAAAAAACTGTGACGTGGAAGCGTATCGAGTAGCCAGCTCCGACCTTCATAATCTCTGGCCAGCCGAACAGCGGTATAATTCATCTCGCAGCAGCCTTCCGTTTGGGGTAATCCCTGAAAATACACCCCGGTTTAATAATGATGAGTGTGATTTTGAGCGCACGACCGGCGAAAATGCTATCGTTGAACCGAGAGACGAGGTGAAAGGTGATATCGCTCGTTCCATGCTTTACATGATTTGGAAATACAAGCTGCCGGATCATGGGCAGACGGATTTAATGCTACAATGGAACATGATCGACCCTCCGACCGACGCGGAGAAGGCACGATACAAGAAGAATCTAGAGATCCAAGGCAACAGCAATCCGTATATTGAGATGTGGGAGTAG
- a CDS encoding GNAT family N-acetyltransferase: protein MPTPLFTAMDLEDLRKIIENGTLPLDCSSNVIESGKLRDCNDILHSYTITNGWNIVFSNKCDREWQAYFLKLFEFIEKQNYAEEKLGEILSEIQTQDLHWDWFKKSVAYTTPEYEWFYLIADNKPQGACLIYHPKDSITDARKIFYIEYLAVAPWNRNNPMGARLFRGVGSILLKCALSYAVNTLGLEYGFSLHSLAQAKDYYKKIGMESYPARDKEHLFYFEMSRANSTAMLGGT, encoded by the coding sequence ATGCCTACCCCGTTATTTACTGCCATGGATTTGGAAGACTTACGAAAAATTATAGAAAATGGAACTCTACCGTTAGATTGTTCATCTAATGTGATTGAGTCCGGAAAATTACGCGATTGCAACGATATTTTGCATAGTTACACGATAACTAACGGCTGGAATATTGTATTCTCCAATAAATGCGATCGTGAATGGCAAGCATACTTTCTAAAATTGTTTGAATTTATAGAAAAACAAAACTATGCGGAAGAGAAGTTAGGTGAAATACTTTCAGAAATTCAAACCCAAGACCTTCATTGGGATTGGTTTAAAAAGTCTGTCGCATATACAACCCCTGAATACGAATGGTTTTATTTGATTGCCGATAATAAACCTCAAGGGGCGTGTTTAATTTATCACCCAAAAGACAGTATCACGGATGCAAGAAAAATTTTCTATATAGAATATCTCGCAGTTGCACCATGGAACAGAAACAACCCGATGGGAGCAAGGCTCTTTAGAGGGGTAGGAAGCATCTTGTTGAAGTGTGCCTTGTCATATGCGGTTAACACACTAGGCCTTGAATATGGTTTTTCGTTGCATTCTCTGGCTCAAGCCAAGGATTACTATAAAAAAATAGGAATGGAGAGCTATCCTGCAAGAGACAAGGAACACTTATTTTATTTTGAAATGTCTAGGGCCAATTCAACAGCGATGTTGGGGGGAACATGA
- a CDS encoding ImmA/IrrE family metallo-endopeptidase codes for MNTENFHLSELNDFEVSKHQSSSETATSYYNSYLKFKEIVAELPKDELINRGWISSKDDLASLVPLYQSISSNNLKTLFRKSNTSNNALCSAWLASVTTTAKLMVSIGRINNFDGLNKNFLKEIAQLSPDVSIITKLPEILATKGIVLVYEKALPGMKLDGVVLKLVSNNPVIGISFRYPRIDHFWFTLLHELAHICIHLDQLDTPIFDDFESEEVETNELKANRLAKNSFVEKHAWRNCMAKYDTNPESVVEFANYIGIHPAIVAGMLQKETNKYNRYRKLTDEVDIRKMVFGDD; via the coding sequence ATGAATACAGAAAACTTCCACTTAAGCGAATTGAATGACTTTGAAGTTAGTAAGCATCAGTCATCTAGTGAAACTGCTACGTCATATTATAATAGCTACCTAAAATTCAAAGAGATTGTTGCTGAGCTCCCGAAAGATGAGCTCATCAACCGAGGCTGGATTAGTTCCAAGGATGACTTGGCCTCACTGGTCCCGCTTTATCAAAGCATCTCATCCAATAATCTGAAAACTTTATTCCGTAAATCGAACACATCGAATAATGCGCTCTGCTCTGCATGGCTCGCAAGTGTGACCACCACTGCTAAGCTTATGGTTTCCATCGGAAGAATTAATAACTTTGACGGGTTAAACAAAAACTTTCTGAAAGAAATTGCACAGCTAAGTCCGGATGTGTCCATAATCACGAAGCTACCAGAAATATTAGCAACGAAAGGGATCGTTCTTGTTTACGAAAAGGCTTTGCCTGGGATGAAACTTGACGGGGTAGTCTTAAAGCTTGTGTCAAATAACCCTGTCATAGGAATTAGCTTTAGATATCCAAGGATAGACCATTTTTGGTTCACGTTATTACATGAATTAGCTCATATATGCATCCACCTTGATCAACTTGATACACCAATTTTTGATGATTTTGAGTCAGAAGAAGTTGAAACGAATGAACTGAAGGCAAACCGGTTAGCAAAAAACTCTTTTGTTGAAAAACATGCTTGGCGTAATTGCATGGCAAAATACGATACAAATCCTGAATCTGTTGTTGAATTTGCAAATTATATCGGCATACATCCTGCGATTGTTGCTGGCATGCTACAGAAAGAGACAAACAAATACAATAGATACAGAAAGCTAACTGACGAAGTTGACATAAGGAAAATGGTGTTTGGCGATGACTAA
- a CDS encoding beta family protein has protein sequence MTNRYIPFLKLKSSEILAIKELSDELKENFVPFFDFPRQKKNTQLAFKSTTEKMVRSMSSHLKENFNFYLDNFDIDSILEIDSINNYAYLLKSFSEFNVIPVVSIDRCAEHLAAVVDAKSSGELSSVVFALRLVPEDFASYDAVADEISDALIEIFALFDSVDLIFDCRVCLGQDLKQLKINIVEFANDFSKDYPLRKLIVAGSSIPASIRDVAGAESEVELTRPELKIYKSVEKEIGQIYDVVLGDYATVSPFYSELDIMPEIMQNVTAPKIIYSFDDQHYIIRGGALKTHQRGFAQYFDLAAVLVSKNFYRSAEYSFGDHYLSEKSLGIGKNVTPSSIVKPTLNAHISYMLKDFF, from the coding sequence ATGACTAACAGGTACATTCCTTTTTTAAAACTGAAGTCTAGTGAAATTTTAGCCATTAAAGAATTAAGCGACGAATTAAAAGAAAATTTTGTTCCTTTTTTTGATTTTCCACGGCAGAAGAAAAATACTCAGCTTGCTTTTAAAAGCACTACAGAGAAAATGGTTCGAAGTATGTCAAGTCATTTAAAAGAAAATTTCAATTTCTATTTAGATAATTTTGATATTGATTCAATTCTGGAAATTGACAGCATAAATAATTATGCTTACTTATTGAAATCATTTTCAGAGTTCAATGTAATTCCTGTAGTCTCAATCGATCGATGTGCCGAGCATCTAGCTGCTGTTGTTGATGCTAAAAGTTCAGGGGAGCTTAGTTCTGTTGTTTTTGCTTTACGGCTTGTTCCCGAAGATTTTGCGTCGTACGACGCTGTCGCGGATGAAATCTCAGATGCTCTAATTGAGATTTTCGCCTTGTTTGACTCTGTTGATCTTATTTTTGATTGTAGAGTTTGCCTGGGGCAGGATCTAAAGCAGCTAAAGATTAATATCGTTGAATTTGCCAACGATTTTTCTAAAGATTATCCTCTTCGAAAATTAATCGTTGCCGGTTCATCTATTCCTGCGTCCATCCGGGACGTCGCCGGTGCAGAAAGCGAAGTTGAGCTAACTCGACCCGAGCTTAAAATATATAAGAGCGTTGAAAAAGAAATAGGCCAGATTTATGATGTTGTCTTGGGTGACTACGCGACTGTTAGCCCATTTTACTCTGAGCTCGATATCATGCCTGAGATAATGCAAAACGTAACAGCTCCGAAAATAATATATTCATTTGATGATCAACATTATATCATTAGAGGCGGCGCGCTAAAGACCCACCAAAGAGGATTTGCGCAATATTTTGATCTTGCTGCAGTCCTTGTTTCTAAAAATTTTTACAGAAGTGCCGAATATTCTTTTGGGGATCATTACTTAAGTGAAAAAAGTCTTGGTATTGGCAAAAATGTCACGCCTAGTAGCATAGTTAAACCTACGCTCAACGCACACATTTCATATATGCTAAAAGACTTTTTTTAG
- a CDS encoding sce7726 family protein, which yields MTNLGDREIRSSLIRKLKQQVAKPKAIIEELRVHNGNAIADVVALYTEAHCFEIKGDGDKVERITEQGQYYNSSFRKITLVTTRRHVSKALSIAPNYWGIMVAEEINDQVTLRYVRRAKNNANFDKGLALMTLWKSEMLSLTYGHNKTDKKKSREILAELISASRKKAELSKEISELLFTRHLQAKA from the coding sequence ATGACAAATTTAGGCGACAGAGAAATCCGATCTAGTTTAATTCGGAAACTCAAGCAGCAAGTGGCAAAACCTAAGGCTATTATCGAAGAGCTTAGGGTGCACAATGGTAACGCCATAGCGGATGTGGTAGCTTTGTATACAGAAGCTCACTGTTTTGAGATAAAAGGCGATGGCGATAAAGTTGAACGGATTACAGAACAAGGTCAGTATTACAATTCTTCATTTAGAAAAATAACGCTTGTAACAACCAGGAGGCATGTGTCGAAGGCGTTATCTATAGCTCCAAACTATTGGGGCATAATGGTGGCTGAAGAAATCAACGACCAAGTAACACTAAGGTATGTTAGGCGCGCAAAAAATAACGCCAATTTTGACAAAGGGCTGGCATTAATGACATTGTGGAAAAGTGAAATGCTCAGTTTAACTTACGGCCATAATAAAACAGATAAAAAAAAGAGTAGAGAAATTTTGGCAGAACTAATTTCAGCAAGTAGAAAGAAGGCCGAGCTCAGCAAAGAAATTAGCGAGTTACTTTTTACACGACACTTGCAAGCAAAAGCCTAA
- a CDS encoding DNA-methyltransferase, with the protein MPRIARTIQNEVAEPVQDELDLNFDIPVNIVIGDVRKCLSQLPEQTFRCCVTSPPYWGLRDYGAENQIGSEITVEAYINDLTAVFREVRRVLTDDGTFWLNIGDSYTSGNRTWRGPDKKNPARGMSYRAPTPNGLKSKDLIGIPWKLAFALQQDGWYLRSDIIWNKPNCQPESVKDRPTRSHEYVFLLTKSEKYFYNWEAVREPTKNQKQYRSKRTVWDVNTEPFSAAHFAVFPPGLVEPCILAGTEPGDVVLDPFFGSGTVGLVCLRTKRKCVGVELKTEYVQLAQERLRPETDLFLPRAAINVI; encoded by the coding sequence ATGCCTAGAATTGCAAGAACTATTCAAAATGAAGTAGCGGAACCCGTACAAGACGAACTGGATCTTAATTTTGATATTCCGGTAAACATTGTCATCGGTGATGTGCGGAAGTGCCTCTCTCAATTACCAGAACAAACTTTTCGTTGCTGCGTAACCAGTCCTCCATATTGGGGCTTGCGTGATTACGGTGCTGAAAACCAAATCGGCTCTGAAATAACTGTAGAGGCATACATCAATGACTTGACCGCCGTTTTCCGTGAAGTACGGAGGGTTCTTACTGACGACGGGACCTTCTGGCTCAATATTGGTGATAGTTATACAAGCGGCAACCGCACTTGGCGCGGTCCTGACAAGAAAAACCCAGCCAGAGGCATGAGCTACCGCGCCCCTACCCCTAATGGCTTGAAATCTAAAGACCTTATCGGTATTCCTTGGAAGCTTGCCTTTGCGCTCCAACAAGATGGCTGGTATTTACGTTCGGATATAATTTGGAATAAACCCAATTGTCAGCCGGAGTCGGTCAAAGATCGTCCGACACGCTCACATGAATATGTCTTTCTGCTGACAAAATCCGAGAAATATTTCTATAATTGGGAAGCTGTGCGTGAGCCAACAAAGAATCAAAAACAATATCGAAGCAAGCGTACTGTCTGGGATGTCAATACCGAACCTTTCAGCGCCGCGCATTTTGCGGTATTTCCACCAGGGCTCGTTGAACCGTGTATCCTGGCCGGGACAGAACCCGGTGATGTCGTGCTAGATCCGTTTTTTGGGTCAGGAACAGTTGGACTTGTTTGCTTGAGGACAAAACGAAAATGCGTCGGTGTCGAGCTTAAAACTGAATATGTTCAGCTAGCACAAGAGCGACTTCGACCGGAAACAGACCTGTTCTTGCCAAGAGCTGCTATCAACGTTATTTAA
- a CDS encoding site-specific integrase yields the protein MSSQNYLLRGGNGYYYFRMRVPKRLRQLCGKKEIKKSLNTQDLTKANRLAMFHASTVHHLFAQLDSRNHMTDDIFKKYGLSNMKELIVETTRKPDGSVVERIEMDPDKIDAEKELLEAFREQYVGKHITELNNAVATSNGVVKLSETLTLSELIEKYLDWYPSNKTKVSASTIADYRAKLTLLIYVLGDIRNTDFTTSETNKFEAIFAKLPQRIATRKEYRGKTCDQILAMKIPSEHVMTSTTRRGYVIQLRSFSQWAHKRKYFTEDFFGHFRLPAKNDAPHLARDVFTPEDLTKIFTHSIYTQHSFTKPSQFWIPLIALYQGIRLEEICALRVADIITEDDVLSLSINENTPDKQLKRGSRSVRVVPIHPTLIEIGFLRFVQQQKQRRAARLFPELKRYKCKDDRRLKYGHKYSEYFNANFLRKMIQITDSKKVFHCFRHTVSNTLKKNEVPESIANAIVGHEGKNTITYKLYGKPYTMDVLLPHLQKIEYGQALQHVKPW from the coding sequence ATGTCTTCACAAAACTACTTGTTGCGCGGAGGAAACGGCTACTATTACTTTAGGATGCGGGTGCCGAAGAGGTTACGGCAGCTGTGCGGCAAAAAAGAAATAAAAAAGTCGCTCAACACGCAAGATTTGACGAAAGCCAATCGGCTAGCGATGTTCCATGCCTCAACGGTTCATCATCTGTTCGCGCAACTGGATTCTCGAAATCATATGACCGACGACATTTTTAAAAAATACGGCTTGAGCAACATGAAGGAGCTGATAGTCGAGACGACGAGAAAACCAGACGGCAGCGTCGTGGAACGCATTGAGATGGACCCGGACAAAATTGACGCCGAGAAAGAGCTCTTAGAGGCGTTTAGAGAACAATACGTTGGTAAGCATATTACTGAGCTGAATAACGCTGTAGCGACATCAAACGGCGTCGTAAAGCTCTCTGAGACACTCACGCTCTCGGAACTCATTGAAAAATACCTAGATTGGTACCCATCCAATAAAACAAAGGTCTCAGCATCGACGATCGCGGACTACCGCGCCAAGCTTACATTACTAATTTATGTGCTAGGAGACATTCGCAATACCGACTTCACCACCTCCGAAACAAACAAATTTGAAGCAATCTTTGCCAAATTGCCGCAGCGGATAGCAACACGTAAAGAATATCGCGGCAAGACTTGTGACCAGATCCTTGCAATGAAAATTCCGTCAGAGCACGTCATGACATCAACGACTCGTCGTGGGTATGTCATTCAGCTCCGTTCTTTTTCGCAATGGGCGCATAAGCGTAAATACTTCACCGAAGATTTTTTTGGTCATTTCAGGCTACCGGCGAAGAACGACGCACCGCACTTAGCTCGTGACGTGTTCACACCCGAAGATTTGACTAAAATTTTTACGCACAGCATTTATACACAGCATTCATTCACGAAGCCGTCTCAATTCTGGATACCTTTGATCGCTCTTTATCAGGGAATACGACTTGAAGAGATCTGTGCTCTACGCGTTGCAGATATTATCACAGAAGACGACGTCCTTTCGTTGAGCATCAACGAAAACACTCCAGACAAACAGCTTAAACGAGGCTCGCGGTCGGTGCGGGTCGTGCCGATTCATCCAACATTGATCGAGATCGGCTTTCTGAGATTTGTCCAGCAACAAAAACAACGACGTGCTGCGCGTCTCTTTCCAGAGCTGAAGAGATATAAGTGCAAAGATGATCGGAGACTAAAGTACGGCCACAAGTATTCGGAGTACTTCAACGCCAATTTTTTGAGAAAGATGATTCAGATTACGGATTCGAAGAAAGTATTTCACTGTTTCCGGCACACTGTCAGCAATACACTTAAGAAGAACGAAGTCCCTGAGTCGATAGCAAATGCGATCGTTGGGCACGAGGGAAAAAACACAATCACATACAAACTCTACGGCAAACCATATACTATGGACGTCTTGTTGCCGCATCTTCAGAAAATTGAATACGGGCAGGCACTACAACACGTGAAGCCTTGGTAA